From Halalkalicoccus sp. CG83, one genomic window encodes:
- a CDS encoding DUF7385 family protein, whose product MGEIDGLDEMKSYLTPRQETEMTATYQNTTAIACPVCEESFDNLVVCKRDETSLSLEKVMSLCTVTNDDGRLFLFTHE is encoded by the coding sequence ATGGGAGAGATCGACGGCCTCGATGAGATGAAGAGCTACCTGACGCCGCGCCAGGAGACCGAGATGACGGCGACCTACCAGAACACCACGGCCATCGCGTGTCCGGTCTGCGAGGAGTCCTTCGACAACCTCGTCGTCTGCAAACGTGACGAAACGAGCCTCTCGCTCGAGAAGGTGATGAGCCTCTGTACCGTGACGAACGACGACGGCCGCCTGTTCCTGTTCACGCACGAGTAG
- a CDS encoding DUF4397 domain-containing protein, translated as MPQRTGISRRRFVQIGGGVAAVALTGGFASADSHDDGEERNEGGESSDEESMEGGEEEVANVRVAHLSPDAPNVDVFVDDEAVLEDVPFKAVSEYLELPAGSYNVKVAPAGAGSEEAVLEEDLDVPAADLTVAAIGEVADENQPLELAVFEDDNSDPGDDTARIRAVHASPDAPAVDVVVAETGDTLFEGVEFGDSGYAEVPAGSYRLCVYPAGEREEAVLGVDVDAAGGTVASAFAAGYVAPEDAPADEPFDLVLSVDSA; from the coding sequence ATGCCACAACGAACCGGTATCTCACGGCGACGATTCGTACAGATCGGCGGCGGCGTGGCCGCCGTCGCCCTCACCGGCGGCTTCGCGAGCGCGGACAGCCACGACGACGGTGAGGAGCGCAACGAGGGCGGCGAGAGCAGTGACGAGGAATCGATGGAAGGAGGAGAGGAAGAGGTCGCAAACGTCCGCGTCGCGCACCTCTCGCCCGACGCGCCGAACGTCGACGTCTTCGTCGACGACGAGGCCGTCCTCGAGGACGTCCCGTTCAAGGCGGTCAGTGAGTATCTCGAACTCCCCGCAGGGAGCTACAACGTGAAGGTCGCGCCGGCCGGCGCGGGTAGCGAGGAGGCAGTCCTCGAGGAGGACCTCGACGTGCCCGCGGCCGACCTGACCGTCGCCGCCATCGGCGAGGTCGCCGACGAGAACCAGCCCCTCGAACTCGCGGTGTTCGAGGACGACAACAGCGATCCCGGCGACGACACCGCCCGCATCCGTGCGGTCCACGCCTCGCCCGACGCACCCGCCGTCGACGTCGTCGTCGCGGAGACCGGCGACACGCTGTTCGAGGGCGTCGAGTTCGGCGACTCGGGCTACGCCGAGGTGCCCGCGGGCTCCTACCGGCTGTGCGTCTACCCGGCCGGCGAGCGCGAGGAAGCGGTCCTCGGCGTGGACGTCGACGCCGCGGGCGGGACGGTCGCCTCGGCGTTCGCCGCCGGCTACGTCGCGCCCGAGGACGCCCCCGCCGACGAGCCGTTCGACCTCGTGCTGAGCGTCGATTCGGCGTAG
- a CDS encoding bacterio-opsin activator domain-containing protein, with protein sequence MSNDPLIERAIDEAPIGITIADARRPDNPLIYLNDAFERLTGYPKEETLGSNCRFLQGRNTEDEPVTAMREAIENEEAVSVELRNYRKDGTEFWNRVDIAPLHEDGEVTHFVGFQTDVTARKEAEFEIKRRVEEVERERAKLQRLLDRIDGLLEDVTQALVHATTRERVGRAVCERLADDDAYDGAWIGERATTDGIVPESWAGTRDLDDVRLSVDGNEDPTVRALETGTAQFVSGIGSHRRWHGGIRDEGVRAMAAIPLVASETTHGVLTVYAARDDAFVEHERVVLTSIGRAIASTFDALESRRILTVDTAVELDFSLGQEDLFVVRLSSRTGCRFSYEGTALDSASLAFFTVTGGDPEEVRDLAARFEEVEEAVLLTADATSGLIEFRLGGASIVTRLANRGVRIRSMTAAEGEGRLRLLVPAGVRPRSIVEAVTESCPGAELVARHEHERPPRTDAEYRHSVEERLTDKQLLALRKAYVSGYFEPQRQISGPELADSMGISRSTFHQHLRAAQRKVLDEFFERDT encoded by the coding sequence ATGAGCAACGATCCGTTGATCGAACGGGCGATCGACGAGGCGCCCATCGGCATCACGATCGCCGACGCCAGGCGGCCGGACAACCCGCTGATCTACCTCAACGACGCCTTCGAACGACTGACGGGATATCCGAAGGAGGAGACGCTCGGCAGCAACTGCCGGTTCCTCCAGGGGAGGAACACCGAGGACGAGCCGGTCACGGCGATGCGGGAGGCGATCGAGAACGAGGAGGCGGTCTCCGTCGAACTGCGCAACTACCGGAAGGACGGAACGGAGTTCTGGAACAGGGTCGACATCGCGCCGCTGCACGAGGACGGGGAGGTGACGCACTTCGTCGGCTTCCAGACGGACGTGACGGCGAGAAAGGAGGCCGAGTTCGAGATCAAACGCCGGGTCGAGGAGGTCGAGCGCGAACGCGCGAAGCTCCAGCGGCTTCTGGACCGCATCGATGGACTGCTGGAGGACGTCACCCAGGCGCTCGTCCACGCGACGACCCGGGAGAGGGTCGGACGGGCCGTATGCGAGCGGCTGGCCGACGACGACGCGTACGACGGGGCGTGGATCGGGGAGCGGGCGACGACCGACGGGATCGTCCCCGAATCGTGGGCGGGAACCCGTGACCTCGACGACGTACGCCTCTCGGTCGACGGGAACGAGGACCCGACCGTCCGAGCGCTCGAGACCGGGACCGCCCAGTTCGTCTCCGGCATCGGGTCGCACCGACGCTGGCACGGCGGGATCCGGGACGAGGGCGTCCGGGCCATGGCCGCGATCCCGCTGGTGGCCAGCGAGACGACGCACGGCGTTCTAACCGTTTACGCCGCCCGGGACGACGCGTTCGTCGAACACGAACGGGTGGTGCTCACGTCGATCGGCCGGGCGATCGCGAGCACGTTCGACGCGCTCGAGAGCCGACGGATCCTGACGGTCGACACCGCCGTCGAACTCGACTTCTCGCTCGGCCAGGAGGACCTCTTCGTCGTTCGGCTCTCCTCTCGAACCGGCTGTCGGTTCTCCTACGAAGGGACGGCGCTCGACAGCGCCTCGCTCGCGTTCTTCACGGTGACGGGCGGCGACCCCGAGGAGGTCCGTGACCTCGCGGCGCGGTTCGAGGAGGTCGAGGAGGCGGTCCTGTTGACCGCGGACGCGACGTCGGGGTTGATCGAGTTCCGACTCGGCGGGGCATCGATCGTCACGCGACTGGCCAACAGGGGGGTTCGGATACGCTCGATGACCGCGGCCGAGGGAGAGGGACGTCTCCGGCTGCTCGTGCCGGCCGGCGTTCGTCCGCGCTCGATCGTCGAGGCGGTTACCGAAAGCTGTCCGGGCGCCGAACTGGTCGCGCGACACGAACACGAACGGCCACCGCGGACCGATGCGGAGTACCGCCATTCGGTCGAGGAACGGCTCACGGACAAACAGTTGCTGGCGTTGCGGAAGGCCTACGTGAGCGGCTACTTCGAGCCCCAGCGCCAGATCTCTGGCCCGGAGCTCGCCGACTCGATGGGCATCTCGCGCTCGACGTTCCACCAGCACCTCCGCGCGGCCCAGCGGAAGGTCCTCGACGAGTTCTTCGAGCGAGACACCTGA
- a CDS encoding UBP-type zinc finger domain-containing protein, giving the protein MNDRTEYVCTECDWSVCIREEGEGDASRLAIEHYLESGHSVAREDEPDPRGQQPLWSTRR; this is encoded by the coding sequence GTGAACGACCGAACCGAGTACGTCTGTACCGAATGCGACTGGTCCGTCTGCATTCGAGAGGAGGGAGAGGGCGACGCCTCCCGACTCGCGATCGAACACTACCTCGAGTCCGGACACTCGGTCGCACGCGAGGACGAACCGGATCCTCGTGGTCAACAACCCCTCTGGTCCACCCGACGGTAA
- a CDS encoding ester cyclase yields the protein MPAHTYVDRNHENEIVERAFTEVLDGHDLELIPELYAEDCLLYGMSGPEPIDREEYEAFLSMHFSAFPDLSFAIEETIADGDRVSVRWTARGTHEGALMDIPATGKSVAVTGISFVHVEDGEIVEVYNNHDMLGLLQQLDAIPDSPRKIVRLMIGQLKGRLADR from the coding sequence ATGCCTGCACACACCTACGTCGATCGAAACCACGAGAACGAGATCGTCGAGCGCGCCTTCACGGAGGTTCTCGACGGCCACGACCTCGAACTGATCCCCGAACTGTACGCCGAAGACTGCCTGCTCTACGGGATGAGCGGCCCCGAGCCGATCGACCGCGAGGAGTACGAGGCGTTCCTCTCCATGCATTTCAGTGCGTTCCCGGACCTCTCCTTCGCGATCGAGGAGACGATCGCCGACGGTGACCGTGTGAGCGTCCGCTGGACCGCTCGCGGCACCCACGAAGGGGCCCTCATGGACATCCCCGCCACCGGTAAGTCGGTGGCCGTCACGGGGATCTCGTTCGTTCACGTCGAGGACGGGGAGATCGTCGAGGTCTACAACAACCACGACATGCTCGGCCTCCTCCAGCAGCTCGACGCGATCCCCGACTCGCCCCGCAAGATCGTTCGACTCATGATCGGCCAACTGAAGGGCCGTCTCGCCGATCGATAG
- a CDS encoding DUF192 domain-containing protein, producing the protein MALRRGPVAVVALLATLILAVFVVQAGGIAHFVGSEDRATVTITDGDEELAVVDSEVADGSRERYTGLSDHESLAEDEGMLFVFENEDERSFVMRDMAFPLDILFIDADGRITTIHEAPTEEGSDLTSYRGEAKWVLEVNYGYADERGIEEGDRVDIEYR; encoded by the coding sequence ATGGCGCTCCGTCGCGGTCCGGTCGCAGTCGTCGCGCTGTTGGCGACGCTGATCCTCGCGGTGTTCGTCGTCCAGGCCGGGGGGATCGCACACTTCGTCGGCAGCGAGGACCGCGCTACGGTGACGATCACCGACGGCGACGAGGAGCTGGCGGTCGTCGACAGCGAGGTCGCCGACGGCTCCCGCGAACGCTACACGGGACTGAGCGATCACGAGTCGCTCGCCGAGGACGAGGGGATGCTGTTCGTCTTCGAGAACGAGGACGAGCGGAGCTTCGTGATGCGGGACATGGCCTTCCCCCTCGACATCCTCTTCATCGACGCCGACGGCCGGATCACGACGATCCACGAGGCGCCCACCGAGGAGGGCTCCGACCTGACGAGCTACCGCGGCGAGGCGAAGTGGGTGCTCGAGGTGAACTACGGCTACGCCGACGAACGCGGCATCGAGGAGGGCGACCGCGTCGATATCGAGTACCGGTGA
- a CDS encoding ABC transporter ATP-binding protein, translated as MAAHDDDPFETQREQVDDAILRLFREYGVDHRFEYAVGLVASVVARLLDLLPTIMLGVAIDAILVGTTDFSLFLVPDAWLPSTPDGQFALSAAIIAGAFVFGTVFHWLRNWGWNASAQYITHDVRVDTYERMQRLGLEFFSDKQTGELMSILSNDVNQLERFLNDGLNSASRLLLMMFGVAGVLLYLNWQLALVALLPAPLIAGFTYAFIRIIRPKYKTMRATVGALNSRLENNLGGIQVIKSSTTERYEDDRVDDASYEYYDANWDAIWTRIKFFPTLQLISGLGFVFTFVVGGYWVFVGPPGPLSGTLTIGTFVVFITLSQQIIWPMAQFGQIINMYQRADASSARIFGLMDETGMLEQDVDAPDLVVEEGRVEYDDVTFGYDEEPIVEDIDFTVEPGDTCALVGPTGAGKSTVLKLLLRMYDVDEGAIRIDGQDLREVSLRSIRRSIGYVSQDTFLFYGTVRENIAYGTFTANDEEIVEAAKAAEAHEFIADLPGGYDTMVGERGVKLSGGQRQRISIARAILKDPDVLILDEATSDVDTETEMLIQRSLDDLTEDRTTFAIAHRLSTIRDAETILVLEDGWIVERGEHESLLENGGLYAHLWGVQAGEIDELPEEFIERAAKRQAQTEADDD; from the coding sequence ATGGCCGCTCACGACGACGATCCGTTCGAGACACAACGGGAGCAGGTCGACGACGCGATCCTCCGGTTGTTTCGTGAGTACGGCGTGGACCACCGCTTCGAGTACGCGGTCGGTCTCGTCGCAAGCGTCGTCGCACGGCTGCTCGATCTACTGCCGACGATCATGCTCGGGGTCGCGATCGACGCGATCCTGGTGGGGACGACCGACTTCAGCCTGTTTCTCGTCCCCGACGCCTGGCTGCCGAGCACTCCCGACGGACAGTTCGCGCTCTCGGCCGCGATCATCGCGGGCGCGTTCGTCTTCGGCACCGTCTTCCACTGGCTGCGCAACTGGGGCTGGAACGCCTCCGCACAGTACATCACCCACGACGTCCGGGTCGACACATACGAGCGGATGCAGCGGCTGGGTCTCGAGTTCTTCTCCGACAAGCAGACCGGCGAGCTGATGAGCATCCTCTCGAACGACGTCAACCAGCTCGAGCGCTTTCTCAACGACGGGCTCAACTCCGCCTCCCGACTGCTCTTGATGATGTTCGGCGTCGCGGGCGTGTTGCTCTATCTCAACTGGCAGCTCGCGCTGGTCGCGCTGTTGCCCGCGCCGCTGATCGCGGGGTTCACCTACGCGTTCATCCGGATCATCCGCCCGAAGTACAAGACGATGCGCGCGACGGTCGGCGCGCTCAACTCCCGGCTGGAGAACAACCTGGGAGGGATCCAGGTGATCAAGTCGAGCACCACCGAACGCTACGAGGACGACCGCGTCGACGACGCCTCCTACGAGTACTACGACGCCAACTGGGACGCCATCTGGACGCGGATCAAGTTCTTCCCGACGCTGCAGCTGATCTCCGGGCTGGGCTTCGTCTTCACGTTCGTCGTCGGGGGATACTGGGTGTTCGTCGGCCCGCCGGGGCCGCTCTCGGGCACGCTCACCATCGGGACGTTCGTCGTCTTCATCACGCTCAGCCAGCAGATCATCTGGCCGATGGCGCAGTTCGGACAGATCATCAACATGTACCAGCGCGCCGACGCCTCGAGCGCCCGCATCTTCGGGCTGATGGACGAGACCGGCATGCTCGAACAGGACGTCGACGCGCCCGATCTGGTCGTCGAGGAGGGTCGCGTCGAGTACGACGACGTGACGTTCGGCTACGACGAGGAGCCGATCGTCGAGGACATCGACTTCACGGTCGAACCCGGCGACACCTGCGCGTTGGTCGGCCCCACGGGCGCCGGGAAGTCCACCGTGTTGAAGCTGCTGCTCAGGATGTACGACGTCGACGAGGGCGCGATCCGGATCGACGGCCAGGACCTCCGGGAGGTCTCGCTGCGGAGCATCCGCCGGTCGATCGGCTACGTCAGCCAGGACACCTTCCTCTTCTACGGCACCGTGAGGGAGAACATCGCCTACGGCACGTTCACGGCGAACGACGAGGAGATCGTCGAGGCCGCCAAGGCGGCCGAGGCCCACGAGTTCATCGCCGACCTCCCCGGCGGCTACGACACCATGGTGGGAGAACGTGGCGTGAAGCTCTCGGGCGGCCAGCGCCAGCGGATCTCGATCGCCCGTGCGATCCTCAAAGATCCCGACGTGTTGATCCTCGACGAGGCGACCAGCGACGTCGACACCGAGACGGAGATGCTGATCCAGCGCTCGCTCGACGACCTCACCGAGGACCGAACCACGTTCGCGATCGCCCACCGCCTCTCGACGATCCGCGACGCGGAGACGATTCTCGTCCTCGAGGACGGCTGGATCGTCGAACGCGGCGAACACGAGTCGCTGCTCGAGAACGGTGGACTATACGCCCACCTCTGGGGGGTGCAGGCGGGAGAGATAGACGAGCTCCCGGAGGAGTTCATCGAGCGGGCGGCCAAACGCCAGGCTCAAACCGAGGCGGACGACGACTAG
- a CDS encoding DUF5789 family protein, with translation MSDDDSTTMDGDESREQGVEFGEFEETMEDEIDYPIDHDELVEQHGDAELELSGETTTLKEILSPLEDNEQTYEDAGSLETMVMNMVGDDAVGREGYSDRGDEAQGAEDEEQESF, from the coding sequence ATGAGTGACGACGATTCGACCACCATGGACGGCGACGAGAGCAGAGAACAGGGCGTCGAGTTCGGCGAGTTCGAGGAGACGATGGAGGACGAGATCGACTACCCCATCGACCACGACGAACTCGTAGAGCAGCACGGCGACGCGGAGCTCGAGCTCTCCGGCGAGACGACGACCCTCAAGGAGATCCTCTCCCCGCTCGAGGACAACGAACAGACCTACGAGGACGCCGGCAGCCTCGAGACGATGGTCATGAACATGGTCGGCGACGACGCGGTGGGTCGCGAGGGTTACTCGGACCGCGGGGACGAGGCGCAAGGGGCTGAGGACGAGGAACAGGAGTCGTTCTAG
- a CDS encoding creatininase family protein: MHLEEVAWTDADAAETDLALLPVGSTEQHGPHAPLGTDTLTARAIADAAAEAYDGEVVVAPPVPVGIAEEHRQFTGTLWVSPGTFRAYVRETVASLAHHGWDRVVVVNGHGGNVPALEEICARIVRHDAAYAVPFTWFEGVGEHAGDMGHGGPLETALLRCVEPELVREDRIEQAREGAAPKWGEWLSRVNLAVDSAEFTENGVVGDPGAGDEERGEELLALASAALVELLEAIVDRDVSRPPHR, from the coding sequence ATGCATCTCGAGGAGGTCGCCTGGACCGACGCCGACGCCGCCGAGACCGACCTCGCGCTTCTCCCCGTGGGATCGACCGAACAGCACGGCCCCCACGCCCCCCTGGGCACCGACACCCTTACCGCCCGAGCGATAGCCGACGCCGCTGCGGAGGCGTACGACGGCGAGGTGGTCGTCGCACCGCCGGTACCGGTGGGAATCGCCGAGGAACACCGTCAGTTCACCGGGACGCTGTGGGTCTCGCCGGGGACGTTTCGCGCCTACGTTCGGGAGACGGTCGCGAGCCTCGCGCATCACGGATGGGACCGCGTGGTCGTCGTCAACGGCCACGGCGGCAACGTCCCGGCGCTCGAGGAGATCTGTGCCCGGATCGTCCGCCACGACGCCGCCTACGCCGTCCCGTTCACCTGGTTCGAGGGCGTCGGCGAGCACGCGGGCGACATGGGCCACGGCGGCCCCCTCGAGACGGCGCTACTCAGGTGCGTCGAGCCCGAACTCGTTCGGGAGGACCGAATCGAACAGGCCCGCGAGGGGGCCGCACCGAAGTGGGGCGAGTGGCTCAGTCGGGTGAACCTCGCGGTCGACTCGGCGGAGTTCACCGAGAACGGCGTCGTCGGCGATCCCGGAGCGGGCGACGAAGAGCGCGGCGAGGAGCTGCTCGCGCTGGCGAGCGCGGCGCTGGTCGAACTGCTCGAGGCGATCGTCGACCGGGACGTCTCCCGACCGCCACACCGCTGA
- a CDS encoding DUF5790 family protein: protein MSQSTLDDDDLLGEAASEIRSDVEAHLDAARAELPGADEIWETDADNVLGVLNGLKSTLDTGDATARLRDAKKWFMVGERADAFEDPESLQAELDELEELIGEIEDARDSVGDLASTVPELRGSLEEFEDDEENGNSEDDEENESEDDDENGEEGEEGEEGEE, encoded by the coding sequence ATGAGCCAGTCCACGCTCGACGACGATGACCTTCTGGGCGAGGCCGCGAGCGAGATCCGATCGGACGTCGAGGCCCACCTCGACGCCGCCCGCGCCGAGCTTCCCGGGGCCGACGAGATCTGGGAAACGGACGCCGATAACGTCCTCGGCGTGCTCAACGGTCTCAAGTCGACGCTCGACACCGGCGACGCGACGGCCCGCCTTCGCGACGCGAAGAAGTGGTTCATGGTCGGCGAGCGCGCCGACGCCTTCGAGGACCCCGAGTCGCTCCAGGCGGAACTCGACGAACTCGAGGAGCTCATCGGTGAGATCGAGGACGCCCGCGACAGCGTGGGCGACCTCGCGAGCACCGTCCCCGAGCTCCGCGGAAGCCTCGAGGAGTTCGAGGACGACGAGGAGAACGGGAACTCGGAGGACGATGAGGAGAACGAGAGCGAGGACGACGACGAGAACGGCGAAGAAGGCGAGGAAGGCGAGGAAGGCGAGGAGTGA
- a CDS encoding dihydroneopterin aldolase family protein, whose translation MPTESEVACFEAGIKFGTLYHQFTGTPVDHESAPGLERAMEEAIENQPHCTDVDVEIREDRLAEAIDPVIGYTELHGPLMDVEITVEYEGCDVHTRMELEEGYPRMRVVSVER comes from the coding sequence ATGCCTACCGAGAGCGAGGTCGCCTGTTTCGAGGCCGGCATCAAGTTCGGCACGCTCTACCACCAGTTCACCGGCACGCCCGTCGACCACGAGAGCGCGCCGGGGCTCGAACGCGCGATGGAGGAGGCGATCGAGAACCAGCCCCACTGTACCGACGTCGACGTCGAGATCCGCGAGGACCGGTTGGCCGAGGCGATCGATCCCGTGATCGGTTACACCGAGCTCCACGGGCCGCTGATGGACGTCGAGATCACCGTGGAGTACGAGGGATGCGACGTCCACACGAGGATGGAGCTCGAGGAGGGCTACCCACGCATGCGGGTCGTGAGCGTCGAGAGGTGA
- a CDS encoding translation initiation factor IF-2 subunit beta: MDYSSSLDRAMDEVPDIQGSSERLSIPDPQAQKDGAFTRLTNLGEIADTLNREAEHLHRFIQRELGTSGKFDDGRGRYNGNFGSEEFDAAVSSYVEEYVRCSECGLPDTRLVREDRTPMLRCDACGAFRPVTKRRQTSQTQQRDAVEEGQTYEVKITGTGRKGDGVAERGEYTIFVPGAEEGDVVTIYIENVSGNLAFSRITQ, from the coding sequence ATGGACTATAGCTCAAGCCTCGATAGAGCGATGGACGAGGTGCCGGACATCCAGGGAAGCAGCGAACGGCTCTCGATCCCCGACCCGCAGGCCCAGAAGGACGGTGCCTTCACCCGGCTGACCAACCTGGGGGAGATCGCGGACACGCTCAACCGCGAGGCCGAACACCTCCATCGGTTCATCCAGCGCGAACTCGGTACCAGCGGGAAGTTCGACGACGGCCGTGGCCGGTACAACGGCAACTTCGGGAGCGAGGAGTTCGACGCTGCCGTCTCCAGCTACGTCGAGGAGTACGTCCGCTGTTCGGAGTGTGGACTGCCCGACACCCGACTCGTCCGTGAGGACCGCACCCCGATGCTCCGGTGTGACGCCTGCGGGGCGTTCCGCCCCGTCACGAAGCGCCGCCAGACCTCCCAGACCCAGCAGCGCGACGCCGTCGAGGAGGGCCAGACCTACGAGGTGAAGATCACGGGCACCGGACGCAAAGGCGACGGCGTGGCCGAGCGCGGCGAGTACACCATCTTCGTCCCCGGGGCGGAGGAGGGCGACGTCGTCACGATCTACATCGAGAACGTCAGCGGCAACCTCGCCTTCTCGCGGATCACGCAGTAA
- the azf gene encoding NAD-dependent glucose-6-phosphate dehydrogenase Azf has product MDAPVLLTGSEGRVGRAILEHLDDAYDWRLLDREPPSGERLGESIVADITDREQIAQAVEGVDAIIHLAGDPRPEAPWQSVLRNNIDGTHTVLEEAVEAGVEKFVFASSNHAVGSYETNDRTPDIYRPEDDFRLDGTEPPRPGNRYGVSKATGELLGRYFHDEHGISVVCVRIGNLTKDRPPRDYERGQAMWLSHRDCAHLFDRCLQADYGYEIVYGISNNDRRYYSLERAREVLDYDPQDNSAEFDE; this is encoded by the coding sequence ATGGACGCTCCCGTCTTGCTGACCGGCTCCGAGGGACGCGTCGGTCGCGCCATCCTCGAGCACCTCGACGACGCCTACGACTGGCGACTGCTCGACCGCGAACCGCCGTCGGGCGAGCGACTAGGCGAGTCCATCGTCGCCGACATCACGGACCGGGAGCAGATCGCCCAAGCGGTCGAGGGCGTCGACGCGATCATCCACCTCGCGGGCGATCCCCGACCCGAGGCCCCCTGGCAGAGCGTCCTCCGGAACAACATCGACGGCACCCATACCGTCCTCGAGGAGGCCGTCGAGGCGGGCGTCGAGAAGTTCGTCTTCGCCTCCTCGAACCACGCGGTTGGCTCCTACGAGACCAACGATCGGACCCCGGACATCTACCGGCCCGAGGACGACTTCCGGCTCGACGGCACGGAGCCCCCGCGGCCGGGCAACCGCTACGGCGTCTCGAAGGCGACCGGCGAGCTGCTCGGACGGTACTTCCACGACGAACACGGCATCAGCGTCGTCTGCGTACGGATCGGCAACCTCACCAAGGACCGCCCGCCTCGAGACTACGAGCGCGGCCAGGCGATGTGGCTCTCGCATCGAGACTGTGCGCACCTGTTCGATCGCTGTCTGCAGGCCGACTACGGCTACGAGATCGTCTACGGCATCTCGAACAACGACCGCCGGTACTACTCGCTCGAACGCGCCCGCGAGGTGCTCGACTACGATCCGCAGGACAACTCCGCTGAGTTCGACGAGTGA
- a CDS encoding DUF309 domain-containing protein, producing MEKVLQAGVAVYNAGEHHAAHDVWEERWLELESGTDDERLLHGLIQFTAAVHHARNRNWVGATGLAESAREYLEGLPEDYHGIALAPVRGYLAGLAADPERIERGSPPMLTHAGVAVTPEDLDAEATFTAARALAEAFGLDDEVIGRAIGYAREELEESGRGPFLALVFDLVREERHRGLVTRRLEERVARRRSRERDVEGLFDPGE from the coding sequence ATGGAGAAGGTGCTCCAGGCCGGGGTCGCCGTCTACAACGCCGGCGAGCACCACGCGGCCCACGACGTCTGGGAGGAGCGCTGGCTCGAGCTCGAGTCGGGGACGGACGACGAGCGTCTGCTCCACGGTCTCATCCAGTTCACCGCCGCCGTTCACCACGCCCGAAACCGGAACTGGGTCGGAGCGACGGGACTGGCGGAGAGCGCCCGCGAGTACCTCGAGGGGCTTCCCGAGGACTACCACGGAATCGCTCTCGCCCCCGTTCGGGGGTACCTCGCCGGTCTCGCGGCGGATCCCGAGCGGATCGAACGAGGTTCGCCGCCGATGCTTACCCACGCCGGAGTCGCCGTCACGCCCGAGGATCTCGACGCCGAGGCCACGTTCACCGCCGCTCGTGCGCTGGCCGAGGCGTTCGGGCTAGACGACGAGGTGATCGGCCGAGCGATCGGATACGCCCGCGAGGAACTCGAGGAGTCGGGACGGGGGCCGTTCCTCGCGCTCGTCTTCGATCTCGTTCGTGAGGAACGCCACCGCGGACTCGTCACGAGACGACTCGAGGAGCGCGTCGCTCGACGGCGCAGCCGCGAGCGCGACGTCGAAGGACTGTTCGATCCCGGCGAGTGA
- a CDS encoding DUF1328 family protein yields the protein MVLELALAFFVLAIIAGALGAGGVAGMSMQIAKILVLVFLVLAVISLLF from the coding sequence ATGGTTCTCGAACTCGCCCTCGCCTTCTTCGTCCTCGCGATCATCGCCGGTGCGCTCGGCGCCGGCGGCGTCGCGGGGATGTCGATGCAGATCGCGAAGATCCTCGTTCTGGTCTTCCTCGTACTGGCCGTCATCTCGTTGCTCTTCTAG